A single region of the Acidithiobacillus acidisediminis genome encodes:
- a CDS encoding 1-acyl-sn-glycerol-3-phosphate acyltransferase — MSGHLILVRPHVSLLDGPVVARYLQMVGGHRGYLFAVDPDYARHRVFRPLLALYGCLTGGRHMVPLDTRSPMAMRVILRTLAAGGGVVLFPQGTGVVDPDRPDRPGADWLVRKSRCSVTELRLFHRRFRLPSVRLDNAVSRERWVHLRKIG; from the coding sequence ATGTCAGGCCATCTGATTCTTGTGCGTCCGCATGTGTCCTTGCTGGACGGTCCAGTTGTGGCCCGCTATCTGCAGATGGTGGGGGGGCACCGCGGCTATCTATTTGCGGTTGATCCAGACTATGCCCGCCATCGGGTATTTCGTCCGCTACTGGCGCTCTATGGTTGTCTGACGGGCGGGCGTCACATGGTTCCGCTGGATACTCGCTCGCCCATGGCCATGCGTGTCATTCTGCGCACCCTTGCTGCTGGCGGCGGTGTCGTGCTCTTCCCCCAGGGCACGGGGGTCGTTGATCCGGATCGTCCGGACCGGCCTGGCGCAGACTGGTTGGTGAGGAAGTCCCGGTGTTCGGTGACGGAATTGCGGCTGTTTCATCGCAGGTTTCGGCTGCCGTCGGTGCGGTTGGACAACGCTGTTTCTCGTGAGAGGTGGGTTCACTTGCGCAAGATTGGATAG
- a CDS encoding helix-turn-helix transcriptional regulator — protein MDAKSFGAEIRRTRRALGITQAELAERVGVSRATLISYEQGAGLSVSTVGEIAEILGLQIQLIPLQEPEQEAPIQTDIPLYGNLRHKRFPTLQEILQATIGLC, from the coding sequence ATGGATGCAAAGAGCTTCGGCGCAGAAATCCGCAGAACCCGACGGGCGTTGGGAATCACCCAGGCGGAACTTGCAGAGCGTGTCGGCGTCTCTCGTGCTACTTTGATCTCCTATGAGCAGGGGGCTGGACTGTCGGTAAGCACAGTCGGTGAAATTGCCGAAATTTTGGGGCTGCAGATTCAGCTAATCCCCCTGCAGGAGCCGGAGCAGGAAGCGCCCATTCAGACAGACATTCCTTTGTATGGAAACCTGCGTCACAAGCGTTTTCCGACTTTGCAAGAGATTCTTCAGGCCACCATAGGTCTTTGTTAG